One region of Ktedonobacterales bacterium genomic DNA includes:
- a CDS encoding class I SAM-dependent methyltransferase — protein sequence MSSAPAYYSRLAAAFVRGKLLHTPLAEQHRPLFAQPLNDLSDEALEQVIQFGISQGLRLHRFKRTMELPRVRKALGVLKGLQPCNLLDIGSGRGAFLWPLLTEFPDLPVTALDLLDYRVADMQAVHAGGMTQLTALKMDVTSLAFADRSFDVVTMLEVLEHIPDTTKALAEVCRVASRCLICSIPSKEDHNPEHIHLFDERTLRALLTEQGALHVNVSYVLNHILIVAKMGQG from the coding sequence ATGAGCAGCGCCCCAGCTTATTATTCACGGCTTGCGGCTGCCTTTGTGCGCGGAAAGCTGCTGCATACCCCTCTAGCGGAGCAGCATAGGCCATTGTTTGCTCAACCGCTCAATGACCTTTCTGATGAGGCGCTGGAGCAGGTTATTCAATTTGGCATTAGCCAGGGACTCCGCTTGCATCGGTTTAAGCGAACGATGGAACTGCCGCGTGTCAGGAAGGCGCTGGGTGTTCTAAAGGGTCTTCAGCCGTGTAACCTGCTTGACATTGGCAGCGGCAGGGGCGCGTTTCTCTGGCCGCTGCTCACCGAATTTCCCGATCTGCCCGTCACGGCGCTTGATCTGCTTGATTATCGTGTGGCGGATATGCAAGCGGTACATGCTGGCGGTATGACGCAGCTTACGGCGTTGAAGATGGATGTCACTTCGCTGGCGTTTGCTGATCGCAGCTTTGATGTGGTTACGATGCTGGAGGTGCTGGAGCATATCCCCGATACTACAAAGGCGCTGGCGGAAGTCTGCCGGGTGGCAAGCAGGTGTCTTATCTGCTCAATACCATCCAAAGAAGACCATAACCCTGAGCATATTCATCTGTTTGACGAGCGCACGTTGAGGGCGCTGTTGACAGAGCAAGGGGCGCTGCATGTGAACGTGAGTTATGTTCTGAACCATATCCTGATCGTGGCAAAGATGGGGCAGGGATGA
- a CDS encoding dual specificity protein phosphatase family protein: protein MRGFYWLIEGLLAGCPRPGGRGGGNPFAREKDAHSEEADRLDDDLLWLNQQGIGAVLSLTETQLNAEALARHDLAVLHLPVPDLTPPTTAQLVRALEFIDEQHALGRAVVVHCLMGQGRTGTVLTAYLIRSGASPAEALRTVRAVCTGAVEAPSQERALYAFAERRDWIV from the coding sequence ATGCGCGGTTTTTACTGGTTGATTGAGGGCTTGCTGGCAGGCTGCCCACGTCCAGGCGGCAGAGGTGGAGGTAATCCTTTCGCGCGCGAAAAAGATGCCCACTCTGAAGAAGCCGATAGGCTGGATGATGATCTGCTCTGGCTGAATCAGCAAGGTATCGGCGCGGTCCTCTCGCTTACTGAAACGCAACTGAACGCTGAAGCTCTGGCGCGGCATGATCTGGCCGTATTACATCTGCCTGTGCCAGACCTGACCCCTCCAACGACAGCACAACTCGTGCGCGCCCTTGAGTTTATTGATGAGCAGCACGCGCTTGGCCGCGCAGTAGTGGTCCATTGCCTGATGGGCCAGGGGCGCACCGGAACCGTCCTGACCGCTTATCTCATTCGCAGCGGCGCCAGCCCGGCAGAAGCCCTGCGAACGGTTCGCGCCGTCTGTACGGGCGCGGTAGAAGCACCCTCCCAGGAGCGGGCGCTGTATGCCTTCGCTGAGCGCCGCGACTGGATCGTGTAA